The region TCCAGCGAGTCCGAGGAGAAAAGCAGAGAGGAGCAGAGCGCGGCGATCGCCATTACGAGTATAGTGACAGGCAATGGCTAAAAGAGTCACCCAAGCTAATTCTAAGGTGTAGGACAATCCGACTTCGCTGTAGAACCAGGTCAGCGGGCTGGAGAGAACGAGAAATGCGGCAATCCAGCCGACAGAGCGATTGAACCAGAGGCTTCCTAACTGATAAATGGCAGGAGCGGCGATCGCCATGGCTAGGATATTAATCGTGACTAAACTTTGATTAGCATCGTGTAACCACAAGTTTAACCATCGTGCCGATAAGATTAAAATAATGAAGGTTCCCGGAGCATGGGGTTGGTGGCGTTCGAGATCGAAATCTTCCATGGCCCAAGCAAAATTCACCGTATCATGTTCGTAAAGAATTTGACTTTGGAAGGGCAACCGCGTAACCAACGCCAGGACAAATAAGAACAGTAGAGGCCAATGACGTTTCAGAAAACGAGTCATAAAATTGAATCACCTATAATAGTGAATCATAGCAAAAGCTGGGCGATCGCCAATCTTCTCAAGTTATACCAAATCCGTTTTATTGAGGATGTTTTCGGGGTCTGCTGTAGAGACAAGGCATGCCTTGTCTCTACGGGATTTTGGTTAATTCTTGAATATAGTCTGTGGTAACTGGATTTGGTATTATGCGGTTCGATCGCGCCAATATCATTGTTGTCCTGGTATTTGCAATGCTGACTTGAACGTATAAAAAATTATAAATTTCAACCGAATCTTTAGGGGAGTTCTCGGTTATGCACGAATTTGAAAGCGATCGCCCAGAGAATTCCCCGGAGGATTTCCAGCTCAAACGCTTACAAGACTTAGTTTGAGAGTATTGCGATCGATCGCGATCGCAGGTTACGGGAGGCGATTGACCGTTACGCTTTCCTCTTTTGTAAATAAATGTTGCCAACTTTGATTTCTTGCGTTACATTTAATTACAGAAGCTTGAAACTTAACTGGAGTTCTGAATCATGGACAACCAAGATAGCAAAGTCGGTTTTACTGCCTTCGCCGAAACCTGGAACGGCCGCCTAGCAATGTTAGGAATCGTTATTGGTTTAGCAACTGAGTTCATGACCGG is a window of Roseofilum casamattae BLCC-M143 DNA encoding:
- a CDS encoding high light inducible protein → MDNQDSKVGFTAFAETWNGRLAMLGIVIGLATEFMTGQGILSQIGLM